From Microbacterium sp. 10M-3C3:
TGGCGACGCTCATGCCGGACGGCTCGCCGCACAGCGTGCCGGTGTGGGTGGGGGTCGAAGGCGACGACCTCGCGTTCTTCTCGATCGCCCGCTCCGTCAAGGACCGCAACATCCAGGCCGATCCCCGCGTCGCCCTCTCGATCGTCGACCCCGCGAACATGCTGAGCCACGCCGCCGTGCGCGGTCGCGTGCACCGCCGCCTCGAGGGAGCAGAGGCGATGCCGATCGTCGACCGCATCGCGCGCAAGTACACCGGCAAGCCGTACGACATCCGCACCGGGATCGCCGTCTTCCTCGTCGACCCCGTGCGCAGCTGGTCGGTGGATTACAGCGGAAGGGAATGACGCCCGCACCTCGGCGCTTCTCGTCCATGGACCACCCCACGAAAGGACCACGACCATGACGCGCATCGGCTCGAGCGACCTCGACGTCGCCCCGCTGTCCCTCGGCGGCAACGTCTTCGGCTGGACGGCGGACCGCGAGACCTCCTTCGCGATCCTCGACGCCTTCCACGCCGGCGGCGGCGACTTCATCGACACCGCGGATGCGTACAGCGCGTGGGTGCCTGGCCACACCGGTGGCGAGAGCGAGACGATCATCGGCGAGTGGCTCGCCTCGCGTCGGCCGGGGAACGTGGTGGTCGCCACGAAGGTCAGCCAGCACCCGCAGTACCGCGGCCTGTCGGCCGCCAACGTGCGCGCGGCCGCGGAGGCGTCGCTGCGACGCCTCGGGGTCGACACGATCGACCTCTACTACACGCACTTCGACGACGCCGACACACCGCTCGAGGAGACGGTCGCGGCCTTCGGCGACCTGGTCACCGACGGGCTCGTCCGCTACACGGCGGTGTCCAACTACAGCCCGGGGCGGATCCGGTCCTGGCTGTCGCTCGCGCAGGCGGCCGGCACAGCGCAGCCGGTCGCGATCCAGCCCCACTACAACCTCGCGCACCGCAACGACGTCGAGGAGGGCGTCGTGCCGATCGCCGAGGAGTTCGGGCTGTCGCTCGTCCCCTACTGCGCGCTGGCGAGCGGCTTCTTGACGGGCAAGTACCGGTCGACGGATGCGGCGGGCGGATCGCCGCGCGCGAGCGGCGCCGCGAAGTACGCCACGCCGCAGGGTCTGCGGCTCATCGACGCCCTCGAGGAGATCGGTCGCGCCCACGGCGCGTCGATCGCCACGACGGCTCTCGCGTGGCTGCGGCAGCAGCCCACGGTCGCCGCGCCCATCGCGAGCGCCTCGCGCCCCGAGCAGGTCGCCGACCTGCTGGCGAGCACGCGGCTGGACCTGTCCGCCGACGAGCTCCGCCGGCTCGACGACGTGTCGCGCTGGAGCCCCGCCGACTAGGCTCGACGCGGCTTCGGGCTCAGTACCAGTTGGTCGCCTGCGAGTGACCCCACGCCGCGCACGGCGTCCCGTACGCGCGGGAGATGTAGTCCAGCCCCCACGCGATCTGCGTGCGCGCGCTCGTGGCCCAGTCCGAGCCGAAGCTCGCCATCTTGCTGCCCGGGAGCGCCTGCGGGATGCCGGTCGCACCGCTGGAGGCGTTGTACGCGCGGTAGTTCCAGCTCGACTCCTTCTGCCACAGGGAGGCGAGGCACGAGAACTGGCCGTCACCCCAGCCGTACGTGTCGGCGGCGAGCTGGCGCGCAGTCGCCTTCGCCCCCTCGGGGGTGTTGGCGGCGGCGAGGGCCTCGGCCTGGCGCTGTGCCTCGGCGGCCGCAGCCGCCTCGGCCTTGCGCTGCGCCTCGGCCGCGGCCTGCTCCGCGGCGCGCTGCGACTTCGCGGCCTCGAAGCGCTCGCGCAGCTCGGTCACGCGCCCGGCGACGACGGAGGTCTGCGTCTCGGTGTCGGCGGCGAGCTCGGGGAACAGCAGCATCGGCACGACATCCGCCCGGGCGAGATCGTCCGCGGCGCGCTGCAGCGCGGCCGTGTCCACCGCCGCATCCGCGCCGACGTCGAGGCCGGACGCAGCGACCTCGCCGTTCAGCTCGGTCGCGTCGTCCACGGTGCGCTGCGCGGAGTCCAGGGCGTCGGTCACGTCGGCCGCCGTCGCGGTGAGGCGGTCGGCCGTCGCGAGCGCGGTGGGCACGGCCGCGGCGCCGGCGGGCGCGGCGGCGGCCGTGACGGCGGCGGCGCCCGCCGCGATCGGGGCGGACGCCGGGGCGGCGGCGAGCCCCGTGGTGGCGAACGCCGCAGCGGCGGCGCCGGCGCACACGGTGACGGCGAGAAGGGAACGGCGGAGGGCAGAGGTCGACGACGCGACGGAACGCATAGGCTTCGGGTGATTCCTCGGGTGATGCAGCGCGCACGACGGCGCGGTGCCCCTTCGGGCGGGACACGAAGACCCGAGTGTGCACGCGGTTTCTGGACGGCTCGTCGGTGTTCCCTGGACATCCCGTGTGCGCGAGCACCGCGGGCCGCGCGATGCGCGACGCCGAAAATGCCGGATCAGCGAGCGGAAAAGGTCACGGCAGCGCGAGGGCGATCTCGCGTGACCGATCCCATGGCTCGCTCCAGCCCAACCGGTCGAAGAGCGCGTCCAGGAGCATCCCGGTGAAGCCCCACACGACGTACTCGGCCTCGGGGCGGGCGACGACGAAGCCCGGTCCGCTGAACTCCCTGCCGTCTCGGCGGATGACGGTGACGCCCCGCCGCGCCGGGTCGAGGAGCTCGGCGACCGGCACGCGGAAGACGGCCGCCGACTCGGCCTCATCGACCACGCCGACGCGGCTCGGGCGGCGCCACCATCCGAGGACCGGGGTCACCAGGTGCCGGGAGAAGGCGAGCGGGACGGGCGGGAGCGTCCCCAGGACGTCGACGCCGGCCGGGTCCAGGCCGGTCTCCTCCCGTGCTTCGCGCAGGGCGGTGGCGACCGGGTCATCCTCGCCCGGATCGGCGCGGCCGCCGGGGAAGGCGACCTGGCCCGCGTGCGAGCGCAACGTCGCGGCCCGAGCGAGCAGCAGCACGTCGAGGTCGCGCGACACCGCCGGATCGGCGGCGTCCCGGTCGGCGGCGATCGCGTCGAGGACGCCGAACAGCACGAGAATGGACGCCGCCCGCGGGTGCTCGACCGTCGGCAGATCAGGCACGAGGGCGGGACCGGCCGCCTCGGCGAGCGTGCGCAGCTGCGCACGCGCGTCCGTCGGCCGGTCCGCCCCCGTCGGACTCACGGACGCTGCGAGCGGTAGTACGCGAGGAGCGCCTTCGTGGAGGCGTCCTGCGCGTCGAGCGCGGCGGCGTCGCCTTCGATCGCCGGGGCGATCTGCAGCGCGAGCTGCTTGCCGAGCTCGACGCCCCACTGGTCGAACGAGTTGATGCCCCACACGGTGCCCTGTGTGAACACGATGTGCTCGTACAGCGCGATGAGCTGGCCGAGGACCGCCGGTGTGAGCGCCGGTCCGAAGATCGAGGTCGTCGGGCGGTTGCCGGGGAACGTGCGCGCGGCCACGAGGGCGCCGGTCGTTCCCTCCGCCTCGACCTCCGCTGCGGTCTTGCCGAAGGCGAGGGCCTTGGTCTGCGCCAGGAAGTTCGCGAGGAACAGCCCGTGCACGTCGCGGCCGCCGTCCTCCAGCGGGTAGGCGGGTCGCGCGAACGCGATGAAGTCCGCGGGGATGAGCCGCGTTCCCTGGTGGATGAGCTGGTAGAACGCGTGCTGGCCGTTGGTGCCGGGCTCGCCCCAGAACACCTCGCCGGTGTCGGTCGTGACCGCGGAGCCGTCCCAGCGCACCGACTTGCCGTTGGACTCCATCGTGAGCTGCTGCAGGTAGGCCGGGAAGCGATGCAGCTGCTGGGCGTACGGCAGCACGGCGTGCGTCTGCGCGCCCAGGAAGTTCGTGTACCACACGTTCAGGAGCCCCATGAGCACCGGCACGTTGCGCTCGATCGGCGTCGTGGCGACGTGCACGTCGACCGCATGGAACCCGGCGAGCAGCTCGCGGAACGCATCGGGACCGAGCGCGATCGCGAGCGACAGCCCGATCGCGGAGTCGACCGAGTACCGACCGCCCACCCAGTCCCAGAAGCCGAACGCGTTCGCCGGATCGATGCCGAACGCCGCGACCTTCTCCAGCGCGGTGGACACCGCGACGAAGTGGTGCGCGACGGCGTCGGTGCGCGCCGCCTCGGCGTCGCGGATCGCGCCCTGCGCGATGAGGCGCGCCCACAGCCACTCCCGGGCGAGGCGCGCGTTGGTGAGCGTCTCGAGCGTCGTGAAGGTCTTCGACGCGACGATGAACAGCGTCGTCTCGGGATCGAGGTCCTGCGTCTTCTGGGCGACGTCGGTCGGGTCGATGTTCGAGATGAACCGCGCCTCGATGCCCGCATCGGCATACGGCCGGAGCGCCTCGTACACCATCACCGGTCCGAGGTCGGAGCCGCCGATACCGATGTTCACCACATGGGTGACCTTCTTGCCGGTCACGCCCCGCCACTCCCCCGACCGGACGCGCTCGGCAAACGCCGACATCGCATCCAGCACGGCGTGCACGTCCGCGTCGACATCCTGGCCGTCGACCTCGAGCGCGGGCTGCTCGCCACCGGGGCGGCGCAGCGCCGTGTGCAGCACCGCGCGGTCCTCGCTCGTGTTCAGGTGGACCCCGCGCAGCATGTCGACGAATCGCGCTGCGACGTGCGTCTCGGCGGCGAGGTCGACCAGGGCGGCGAGGACGTCGTCCGTGACGAGGTTCTTCGACAGATCGACGTGGAGATCGGCCAGCGGCAGGCTCAGCTTCTCGACGCGCTGCGGGTCGGCGGCGAACCAGCCGCGCAGGTCGGGCGAGAACGACTCGCGGAGGGCGGAGAGGCGCTGCCACGCGGGCGTGCGGGTGGGGTCGACAGGTGCGGTCACGGTCTTACGCTACCGAGGCGACGGCGCCCGCGGGACGGGTTGCGCATCGCCCCCGGGCCCGTCGCGCTCGGAGGACACGATCTGCTGCGCGGCGCGGCGCAGCGCCAGGACGAGCGGCTCGGTGAGCACCGTCCCGAGCACGATGTAGCGCACGGCGTCGTCGGGCGACTCCTCGGGGATGCCGGCGATCTCGCGCTCCGCGATCGTGCGTGCTGCGGCGACATAGGCGTCCAGGACGTCGGGGGGCACCGTGAAGTCCGCCGCCTCGAGTGTCGCGAGCGCGTGCGCGATCCCGTCGACGAGGCGAGGCTCGACCATCTCCCTCCGACCGCCGAGCCGCTCGTACAGCGCGAACGCGCCGGCGGTGTCGACCGGGGCATCCGCGCGCGGCGTGACGGCGTCGTGCGCGACGCCGAGGAGGTCGTATCCGGCGGGCGGCTCGTCGAGCGCGGCCACGACACGCCGCACGTCGGCGATGCTCACCCCCGCCGCCTGCAGCGCCTTGATGACGCGCAGCCGCTCGGCGTGGCGCGTGTCGTACGCGGCCTGCGTCGCCGACGTGCGCTCGGCCGCCGGGAGGAGTCCCTCCCGCAGGTAGTACTTGCCGCCCATGTCCCGCGTCGTTCCCGGCCGCATGACCCACCAGTACGACGGCGAGCTCGTCGTCTTCCACATCGGGATGCAGATCAACCGGCCCTGGCGCGTGGACCAGTGGTTCCCCGCCTTCATGGCGATGCCGCGGATGCTGCGGGAGCTCATGAGCGATCCCGGCTCCGGGCTCCTCGGCTCGCACGTCCTCCTGGGCGCGGGCGGCCCGTACGTCGTGCAGTACTGGTCGTCGATCGACAAGCTGTACGCCTACGCCGCGGCGCCCGAGCAGGCGCACCGCCCGGCGTGGACGGCGTTCAACCGCCGCGCGCGGAAGGCGGCGGGGGCCGTCGGCATCTGGCACGAGACGTTCCTCGTCGAACGCGCCGAGAGCATCTATGTGTCCACGCGCCCGATGGGACTGCCCGGCGCGACACGCGTCGTGCCGATCGGATCGCGTCACGATCGTGCCCGCGCGCGACTGGCCGACGGGCGCACGACCGGCGCCGCCGAGCCCGCCGCGTGAGCGTCAGGCCGCCGACGCCTCGAGCACCCAGCCGCCGACCACGTCGGAGGAGAACGGCACCGAGTACGCCATGAGCGCGCCCGCCTGCGCGTCGCGGAAGATGCGCTGGATCGGCGAGGCGACGAGATATCCGCCACCTCCGCCGACCGTCACGGCGAGCGCCGCCGCCTTCTTCGCCACCTCGTTCGCGAGCAGCTTCGACTCCGTCGCGGCCGGCATCGCCTCCGGCGAGCGCGTGTCGGCGAGCCACGCGGCGCGCTCGGCGAGGAGCGCCGCCGCGCTCACCTCGGTCCACACCAGGCCCGTCTGCTGTCGCACCCAGTCGGCGTCGGCGAGCCGCTCGCCGTTGCGCACGCGCGCCGCGACCGTCGCGAGGGCGTCGAGCGCCGCTTGCGCGATCCCGAGCGAGACGAACGCGAACCCGATCGTGATGAGGTTCGCGTAGTCCGCCGGCGGCGGCCCGCAGCGGCGCTCCGCGCGCAGCGGCGTGCCGTCGAAGAGGATCGTGCGGCTGCGGGTCGCCCGCATCCCCATGGTCTCGTCGATCGGCGGGAAGGACACGGTGTCGTCGACGCTCACGCCGAAGAACGCGGGAGCCCCGTCGATGCGGACGTTCAGGAACAGGTGGTCGGCCGCCTCGGAGCCGGACACGAAGAGCTTGCGGCCGGTGAGCGTCCACCCGTCCGCCGCCGGCGCGGCGTCCTGCTGCGAGGCGAGGAAGTGATTGCCGCCCGCCGGCTCCGACAGCGCGTTGGCGAAACGGCGCCCGGCCGCCAGCTCGGCCGCGAAGAACTCCGACTCCTCCGGCGCCGACATCGTCACGAGCGCGTGCGCCGCGCCCAGGTGCATGAGCCACACCGTCGCGACCGCCGGATGCGACGCCGCGAGCGTGCGCACGACCTCGCCGAGCGTCGCATACGACAGCGCCTCTCCCCCTGCCGCGCGCGGCAGGAACGCCGCATCCAGGCCGCTCGCCGACAGCGCCCGCAGGTGGTCGAGGGGCAGCCGGGCCGCGGCGTCGTCGGCGGCCGCCGTCGAGGCGAAGCCCGCCGCGAGCTCGGCGGCGAGGTCGACCCAGCGCTGCTCGTGGGCGGGGATGGCGACGGGCGAGGGACGGCGGAGCATGGCGGATCCTTCCGGGTCAGGCAGTGCGCAGCCGCGCCGCGTGACGACGCAGCGCCGCGCGGGAGGTGAGCACGAGGACGATGAGGGTCACGAGGTACGGCAGGGTCGCGTACACCTCGCTGGGGAGCTGGATCGCGGTGGACTGCGCGAGCAGCGAGAAGGACTGCAGGAAGCCGAACAGCAGCGCGCCCAGCGCGATGCCGATCGGGGTCATGCGTCCCATGATGACGATCGCCAGCACGATGTATCCGCGCCCGGCCGTCATGCCGGGCGTGAACGCGCCGATCGAGCCGACGGCGATCGTCGCGCCGGCCAGGCCCGCGAGGGTGCCGCCGAGCAGCAGCGCGCGCTCGCCGACCGCGCGCGGGCGCACGCCCCGCAGCGCCGCGGAGATCGGGTCGGACCCGACGGCGCGCACCTGCAGGCCGAAGCGCGTCAAGCGCGCCAGCGCCCACATGAGGACGAGGAGCACGGCGGCGGCGTAGACGACCGGGCTCTGCGCGAACAGCACCGGGCCCGCGACCGGGAGGTCGCTGAGGGGGCCGAGGTCGACGCGGCCCAGCGTGTCGACGCTCACGTTCGTGGTTCCCGCGGGCACCCACAGCTGGAAGAGGTAGGTGGACAGGCCGAGACCCAGCATCGTCACGGCCACGCCGACGACGATCTCGTTCGCGCGCAGGGCGTACACGAGCGCGTTGACTCCGGCCCCGAGGACGACGCCGACGACGGCCCCGGCCGCCAGCCCCGCCCACGGCCCGGCGATGCTCGCCGCGTACACGCCCGCGAAGGCGCCGAGGATCATCATGCCCTCGATGCCGAGGTTCAACCGCCCCGCGCGTTCGACGAAGCCCTCCCCGATGCCGGCGATCACGAGCGGGGCGGCCAGGGCGAGCGCGCCGACCAGGATCGAGATCCACAGCTCGCCGCTCATGCGCGCGCCTCCTCGGCGATGACCGGCTCACCCGATGCGGCGAGGGCTCCGGCCGTCTCGTCCGCCCCCAGCGCGCCGTCGTCCGGCGGCGGGGCGGCCGCGGCGTGCGCGGGGGCGACGAGCCCCGGCCGGGTCGCGGCGACGACCGCGACCCCGAGCAGCAGCACGCCCTTGATGACGTCGGCGATCGAGGAGGGGACCGTGCCCGTCGCGGACTGCATGCCCACGGCTCCGACGGCGAGGGCGGAGAAGAACACCGCGGCCGCTGCGATGCCCACCGGGAGCAGCCCGCCCAGCAGGGCCACGGCGAGCCCCGAGAACCCGACGCCGCCCGACACCGAGCCGAGGAGGCGGTCGTTGACGCCCGCCACCTGCATCCATCCGACGACGCCCGCTCCCGCACCGGAGACGAGCATCGTCGTCAGCACCGTGCGGGTGCGCGTGGCGCCCAGCCGGCGCGCGAGCGCGGGACGCTCGGCGAAGACGCGCACGCGCGTCGCGTGCCGGCTCCGCCGCCAGAGCTCGAACACCACGACGGCGACGACCACGAGCAGCACGCCCACGTGCGCGCGCGTCCCCGGCAGCAGGTCGGGCAGCGCCGCCGCCGCGGGCAGGGCGTCGCTCTGCGGCGTGGCGGTGTTCTCGGGACTCGCGAGCCACGTGCGCAGCGTCCAACCCAAGGATCCGGATGCGACGTAGTTCAGCAGCAGCGTCGACAGGATGACGTTGACGCCCCACCGGGCCGCCAGCCACGCTGGAAGAAGAGCGAACAGGGCGCCGCCCAGCGCACCGGCCACCGCGCCCACGAGCCAGTACGCCGGAGCGGGAGCGGCATCCCCCAGCGCGCCGCGCATGCCGAACGTCGCCGCGGTCGCGGCGATCGCCCCGACGACGACCTGCCCCTCGGCGCCGACGGAGAACACGCCGGCGCGGAGGGCCGGCACGAGTGTGAGGGCGACGATCGCGACCGGGACCGCGCCCACGAGCAGCTCGCCCACACGGTAGGGCGAGCTCGACACACCCTCGACGAGTCCGCGCAGCCCCACGAGCGGATCCGCGCCGGCCACGAGGATGAGGGCCATCGCGATCGCCGCGACCACCACGACGACGATCGCGGTGAGCGCGAGGGAGCGCACGCGCGCGCGGTTCACGCGTGCTCCTCGACGTGGCCGCAGGCGTCCACCGGGCCGGGGACCAGCACGTCGACGAAGCGCTGGGTGGCGGCGTCGATGAGGCCGAGCTCGGTCAGGCCCAGGTCGGGGACGACGTACAGCCCGACGAAGGACAGGATGATGTACGGCGACGGGATGCGGCAGCCGAGCGCGTGTGTGGCGGCATGGCCCGCGCGCAGCGCCGCGGCCGTCTCCTCGAACGGCGCGTCGCTCATCATGCCGCCCACCGGCAGCGGCACGCGTGCGAGCACCTCCCCGTCGGCGACCGTGACGAAGCCGCCGCCCATGCGGCCGAGCTCCTCGACGGCCAGGCGCATCGACGCGTCGTCCGCGCCGACGACGGAGATGTTCATGTTCGGGCAGTTCATCGAGATCGCGATCGCGCCCCGCTCGAGGCCGAACCCGCGGACGAAGCCCATCGCGGCGAGCGCCTCGCCGTGGTGCCGATCGACCACGGCGATCTTCAGGACGTCCTGCGACGGGTCGGCGGCGACTCCGCCGGCATCCGCGGTCAGCCGCGCCGTGAACGCGCGCTTGAAGTAGCCGTCGTACATCTCCATCGCCCGCACGTGCACGGGCCCGTCGCCCTCCGGCGCGGGCACCGTGAAGAGGTCGGCGGGCAGCTCGGCCGGAAGGTGGACGGTGTCGCGAGCCCATGCGGGGATCACGTCGGTGTTGACGAAGGTCGCCGCCCCGTCGCGGGCGACGACGGCACCGGCCACGACCACGACCGAGGGGCGCGCCTCGGCGAGGTCGGGGATGACGAGGATGTCGGCCAGGCGCGAGGGCGCGAGCACGCCGACCACCTGGTCGAGCCGGTAGTAGAGGGCGGGCTGGGTCGTGGCCATCCGGTAGGCCAGCTGCGGGTCGACGCCCGCGCGGATCACGGAGCGCACGTGGTGGTCGATGTGGCCCTCGGTCGACAGGTCGAGGGCGTGCTTGTCGTCGGCGCAGAAGCTCAGCGAGCGCAGCGCGGGGGCGATCGCGTCGAGGTCGGCGAACAGCGGGCCGGTGTTGTCGGTGAGCGAGGAGCCCATGACGGTGATGCGCGTGCCCAGGCGCACGCGCTCGAGCACCTCGTCGACCGTGCGCGCGTTGTGGTCGTCGCCGATGCCGGCCGCGAGGTAGCTCCACAGCGACTCCCCCGTCTGCGAAGCGGTGTGACCGGTGAGGCGCCGCCCGGCGACGAGAGCGGCCTGGAACCGTCCGGTGGACAGCTCGCCGAGATCGAACGGGTTGCTCTCGCCGAGGGTCGCGGTGTCGTCGTCGTTCAGGCGCGCGCGCACGACCTCCTCGACGATGACCTGCCCACCCCGCTCGAGCTCGTGCGAGGTGGGGGTCGTGGGCGAGACCTGCTCGAAGATGTGCAGCGGGGTCGTCGTCGTGCGCAGCAGATCCATGCCGTCGGTGCCCCACACGTTGGCGGCGCCGTTGGGGTCGGTGAGCACGGTCGTGGTGCCGCGCGGCACCGACAGGCGCGCGAGCTCGCCGGGCGTGAGGTTCGTGTACTCGATGTGCAGGTGCGTATCGATGAATCCGGGCACGACGTGGCTGCCGCGCGCGTCGATCTCCTCGACGCCCTCCCCCGCCGGCGCGTGGTCCCACGGGGTGAGCGCGGCGATGTGGCGCCCGGCGACGACGACGTCGCGCTCCAGCCACTCCTCGGTGCCGGGCGACTGCACGAGGCCTCCCCGCACGATGAGGTCGGGGCGTGAGAGGCCCGCCGCCACCGCCCGCAGGCGCGCGAGCTCGTCCGGCGTGGGCAGGAGGGACGTGTAGGCGGTCATGCGGACTCCTCGGGGGGTCGCGGTGTGGAGCGGATGCGGGCCTCGGTCGCCTCGCCGGTCGGGGTGGGGTCGAGGACGCCCGCCATCGCGGCGCCGACGCGCGCGGTGGTGGCCTCGGGGGCGGGCAGGTCGGCGACCACGCGACCGCTGTAGAGCACGACGACGCGGTCGGCGACGGCGCGGATCTCCTCGAGGTCGTGCGAGGCGACCACGACGGCGGCCCCGGCCTCGGCGGCGGCGACGAGGCGCTCCCGCACCGCCTGCGCCGCGCG
This genomic window contains:
- a CDS encoding TIGR03618 family F420-dependent PPOX class oxidoreductase, translated to MAQSWESVRRSFEAANVAHVATLMPDGSPHSVPVWVGVEGDDLAFFSIARSVKDRNIQADPRVALSIVDPANMLSHAAVRGRVHRRLEGAEAMPIVDRIARKYTGKPYDIRTGIAVFLVDPVRSWSVDYSGRE
- a CDS encoding aldo/keto reductase, with the protein product MTRIGSSDLDVAPLSLGGNVFGWTADRETSFAILDAFHAGGGDFIDTADAYSAWVPGHTGGESETIIGEWLASRRPGNVVVATKVSQHPQYRGLSAANVRAAAEASLRRLGVDTIDLYYTHFDDADTPLEETVAAFGDLVTDGLVRYTAVSNYSPGRIRSWLSLAQAAGTAQPVAIQPHYNLAHRNDVEEGVVPIAEEFGLSLVPYCALASGFLTGKYRSTDAAGGSPRASGAAKYATPQGLRLIDALEEIGRAHGASIATTALAWLRQQPTVAAPIASASRPEQVADLLASTRLDLSADELRRLDDVSRWSPAD
- a CDS encoding phospholipase — translated: MRSVASSTSALRRSLLAVTVCAGAAAAAFATTGLAAAPASAPIAAGAAAVTAAAAPAGAAAVPTALATADRLTATAADVTDALDSAQRTVDDATELNGEVAASGLDVGADAAVDTAALQRAADDLARADVVPMLLFPELAADTETQTSVVAGRVTELRERFEAAKSQRAAEQAAAEAQRKAEAAAAAEAQRQAEALAAANTPEGAKATARQLAADTYGWGDGQFSCLASLWQKESSWNYRAYNASSGATGIPQALPGSKMASFGSDWATSARTQIAWGLDYISRAYGTPCAAWGHSQATNWY
- a CDS encoding CoA pyrophosphatase — its product is MPDLPTVEHPRAASILVLFGVLDAIAADRDAADPAVSRDLDVLLLARAATLRSHAGQVAFPGGRADPGEDDPVATALREAREETGLDPAGVDVLGTLPPVPLAFSRHLVTPVLGWWRRPSRVGVVDEAESAAVFRVPVAELLDPARRGVTVIRRDGREFSGPGFVVARPEAEYVVWGFTGMLLDALFDRLGWSEPWDRSREIALALP
- the pgi gene encoding glucose-6-phosphate isomerase, whose translation is MTAPVDPTRTPAWQRLSALRESFSPDLRGWFAADPQRVEKLSLPLADLHVDLSKNLVTDDVLAALVDLAAETHVAARFVDMLRGVHLNTSEDRAVLHTALRRPGGEQPALEVDGQDVDADVHAVLDAMSAFAERVRSGEWRGVTGKKVTHVVNIGIGGSDLGPVMVYEALRPYADAGIEARFISNIDPTDVAQKTQDLDPETTLFIVASKTFTTLETLTNARLAREWLWARLIAQGAIRDAEAARTDAVAHHFVAVSTALEKVAAFGIDPANAFGFWDWVGGRYSVDSAIGLSLAIALGPDAFRELLAGFHAVDVHVATTPIERNVPVLMGLLNVWYTNFLGAQTHAVLPYAQQLHRFPAYLQQLTMESNGKSVRWDGSAVTTDTGEVFWGEPGTNGQHAFYQLIHQGTRLIPADFIAFARPAYPLEDGGRDVHGLFLANFLAQTKALAFGKTAAEVEAEGTTGALVAARTFPGNRPTTSIFGPALTPAVLGQLIALYEHIVFTQGTVWGINSFDQWGVELGKQLALQIAPAIEGDAAALDAQDASTKALLAYYRSQRP
- a CDS encoding MerR family transcriptional regulator: MGGKYYLREGLLPAAERTSATQAAYDTRHAERLRVIKALQAAGVSIADVRRVVAALDEPPAGYDLLGVAHDAVTPRADAPVDTAGAFALYERLGGRREMVEPRLVDGIAHALATLEAADFTVPPDVLDAYVAAARTIAEREIAGIPEESPDDAVRYIVLGTVLTEPLVLALRRAAQQIVSSERDGPGGDAQPVPRAPSPR
- a CDS encoding DUF4188 domain-containing protein, coding for MSRVVPGRMTHQYDGELVVFHIGMQINRPWRVDQWFPAFMAMPRMLRELMSDPGSGLLGSHVLLGAGGPYVVQYWSSIDKLYAYAAAPEQAHRPAWTAFNRRARKAAGAVGIWHETFLVERAESIYVSTRPMGLPGATRVVPIGSRHDRARARLADGRTTGAAEPAA
- a CDS encoding acyl-CoA dehydrogenase family protein encodes the protein MLRRPSPVAIPAHEQRWVDLAAELAAGFASTAAADDAAARLPLDHLRALSASGLDAAFLPRAAGGEALSYATLGEVVRTLAASHPAVATVWLMHLGAAHALVTMSAPEESEFFAAELAAGRRFANALSEPAGGNHFLASQQDAAPAADGWTLTGRKLFVSGSEAADHLFLNVRIDGAPAFFGVSVDDTVSFPPIDETMGMRATRSRTILFDGTPLRAERRCGPPPADYANLITIGFAFVSLGIAQAALDALATVAARVRNGERLADADWVRQQTGLVWTEVSAAALLAERAAWLADTRSPEAMPAATESKLLANEVAKKAAALAVTVGGGGGYLVASPIQRIFRDAQAGALMAYSVPFSSDVVGGWVLEASAA
- a CDS encoding ABC transporter permease, which encodes MSGELWISILVGALALAAPLVIAGIGEGFVERAGRLNLGIEGMMILGAFAGVYAASIAGPWAGLAAGAVVGVVLGAGVNALVYALRANEIVVGVAVTMLGLGLSTYLFQLWVPAGTTNVSVDTLGRVDLGPLSDLPVAGPVLFAQSPVVYAAAVLLVLMWALARLTRFGLQVRAVGSDPISAALRGVRPRAVGERALLLGGTLAGLAGATIAVGSIGAFTPGMTAGRGYIVLAIVIMGRMTPIGIALGALLFGFLQSFSLLAQSTAIQLPSEVYATLPYLVTLIVLVLTSRAALRRHAARLRTA
- a CDS encoding ABC transporter permease codes for the protein MNRARVRSLALTAIVVVVVAAIAMALILVAGADPLVGLRGLVEGVSSSPYRVGELLVGAVPVAIVALTLVPALRAGVFSVGAEGQVVVGAIAATAATFGMRGALGDAAPAPAYWLVGAVAGALGGALFALLPAWLAARWGVNVILSTLLLNYVASGSLGWTLRTWLASPENTATPQSDALPAAAALPDLLPGTRAHVGVLLVVVAVVVFELWRRSRHATRVRVFAERPALARRLGATRTRTVLTTMLVSGAGAGVVGWMQVAGVNDRLLGSVSGGVGFSGLAVALLGGLLPVGIAAAAVFFSALAVGAVGMQSATGTVPSSIADVIKGVLLLGVAVVAATRPGLVAPAHAAAAPPPDDGALGADETAGALAASGEPVIAEEARA
- a CDS encoding adenine deaminase C-terminal domain-containing protein; the protein is MTAYTSLLPTPDELARLRAVAAGLSRPDLIVRGGLVQSPGTEEWLERDVVVAGRHIAALTPWDHAPAGEGVEEIDARGSHVVPGFIDTHLHIEYTNLTPGELARLSVPRGTTTVLTDPNGAANVWGTDGMDLLRTTTTPLHIFEQVSPTTPTSHELERGGQVIVEEVVRARLNDDDTATLGESNPFDLGELSTGRFQAALVAGRRLTGHTASQTGESLWSYLAAGIGDDHNARTVDEVLERVRLGTRITVMGSSLTDNTGPLFADLDAIAPALRSLSFCADDKHALDLSTEGHIDHHVRSVIRAGVDPQLAYRMATTQPALYYRLDQVVGVLAPSRLADILVIPDLAEARPSVVVVAGAVVARDGAATFVNTDVIPAWARDTVHLPAELPADLFTVPAPEGDGPVHVRAMEMYDGYFKRAFTARLTADAGGVAADPSQDVLKIAVVDRHHGEALAAMGFVRGFGLERGAIAISMNCPNMNISVVGADDASMRLAVEELGRMGGGFVTVADGEVLARVPLPVGGMMSDAPFEETAAALRAGHAATHALGCRIPSPYIILSFVGLYVVPDLGLTELGLIDAATQRFVDVLVPGPVDACGHVEEHA